A portion of the Micromonospora vinacea genome contains these proteins:
- a CDS encoding AraC family transcriptional regulator, with the protein MVVDQLSEVFDLLEVRGQVSGAFAVRGRWVTRSVIASPLKLTVMVRGRCWLSADGLDAPIEMEAGDVAVLTGRSWLRAEGGTDDSPPEEFAPEPGHYALRVGGADFAVDDVILGGHVELNQAGAALLTQALPPVALIRSCDAAAPALRACVDRLVEEVTAERMGAAFAVRQHAQLLILEVLRAYLGQAELPPGWLRALTDDRLRPALTLMHGEPSRPWRLEELARAAAMSRTSFAVRFRSVAGVPPLTYLNSWRMLLAQRALRDRDVRIGALAVQLGYTSESAFSTAFKREVGEAPMRYRHRVRHPGAGLDQLLGGST; encoded by the coding sequence GTGGTGGTTGATCAGTTGTCGGAGGTGTTCGATCTACTTGAGGTGCGCGGCCAGGTCTCCGGCGCGTTCGCGGTGCGGGGACGCTGGGTCACGCGGTCGGTGATCGCGAGCCCGCTGAAGTTGACAGTGATGGTGCGTGGCCGGTGCTGGCTGTCGGCCGACGGGCTGGATGCCCCGATCGAGATGGAGGCCGGTGACGTCGCGGTCCTGACCGGCCGCTCGTGGCTGCGTGCCGAGGGCGGAACCGACGACAGCCCGCCCGAGGAGTTCGCGCCCGAGCCGGGACACTATGCCCTGCGCGTCGGCGGCGCGGACTTCGCCGTCGACGACGTCATCCTCGGCGGCCACGTCGAGCTCAACCAGGCCGGCGCGGCGCTGCTGACGCAGGCGCTGCCGCCCGTGGCGCTCATTCGCTCCTGCGACGCCGCCGCGCCCGCCCTACGGGCGTGCGTCGACCGCTTGGTCGAGGAGGTGACGGCCGAGCGGATGGGCGCTGCCTTTGCCGTACGCCAGCACGCCCAACTGCTGATCTTGGAGGTGCTTCGGGCTTACCTGGGCCAGGCCGAACTGCCGCCGGGGTGGCTGCGGGCGCTGACCGACGACCGCCTGCGTCCCGCGCTGACCCTCATGCACGGTGAACCGAGCCGGCCCTGGAGGCTGGAGGAACTGGCCCGTGCGGCGGCGATGTCGCGGACGTCGTTCGCGGTGCGGTTCCGCTCCGTGGCCGGTGTCCCTCCTCTGACCTACCTCAACTCCTGGCGGATGCTGCTGGCCCAACGGGCGCTGCGCGACCGCGACGTCCGGATCGGGGCCCTGGCCGTGCAGCTTGGCTACACGTCGGAGAGCGCCTTCAGCACTGCCTTCAAACGAGAG
- a CDS encoding alpha/beta hydrolase family protein: MKLNDSAKDPSTYAAGLPVTDPRPVYSYHPVLIDVPGRPVPLAVRVTAPAVGGELPVIVLSHGHGPSTFVSSFYGYGPLVNFWAAHGFVVIQPTHLDATFLGLREADDPDAPLYLKSRADDLRQVVDHLGEIERVVPGLAGRLDDGRIAAVGHSAGGHTVGLISGQTITDTSDGSMVGAVDDRFSARVMIAAPGCGEDLNGPAAQPYVALTSTNFDGMTPKALIVVGEKDWHAFFSDRQDWRSDPYTAAPGPKTRLEIFDAEHGLGGISTFDAAETTDENPDRVAAVRALIWAYLRSELYPEDPAWTQATAALAGSTTPIGRVESK, encoded by the coding sequence ATGAAACTCAACGACTCTGCGAAAGACCCGTCGACGTACGCTGCCGGTCTCCCGGTGACGGACCCTAGGCCCGTCTACTCGTACCACCCCGTCCTGATCGATGTTCCCGGGCGCCCGGTTCCGCTGGCGGTTCGCGTGACGGCTCCGGCCGTCGGCGGTGAGCTGCCGGTCATCGTTCTCTCGCACGGGCACGGCCCGTCGACCTTTGTCTCCTCGTTCTACGGGTACGGTCCGCTGGTCAACTTCTGGGCCGCGCACGGCTTCGTCGTGATCCAGCCCACGCACCTCGACGCCACCTTCCTCGGCCTGCGAGAGGCCGACGACCCGGACGCGCCGCTGTATCTCAAGTCACGCGCCGACGATCTCCGCCAGGTCGTGGACCACCTCGGCGAGATCGAACGCGTCGTTCCAGGACTCGCGGGTCGCTTGGACGACGGCCGCATCGCCGCTGTCGGTCACTCGGCCGGCGGTCACACCGTCGGCCTGATCTCGGGCCAGACCATCACCGACACCAGCGACGGTTCAATGGTCGGAGCCGTCGACGACCGCTTCAGCGCCCGCGTCATGATCGCCGCCCCCGGCTGCGGCGAAGACCTGAACGGCCCGGCAGCGCAGCCCTACGTCGCGCTCACCAGCACCAACTTCGACGGCATGACGCCCAAGGCGCTCATCGTCGTCGGCGAGAAGGACTGGCACGCCTTCTTCTCCGACCGGCAGGACTGGCGCAGCGACCCCTACACCGCAGCGCCCGGGCCGAAGACCCGGCTGGAAATCTTCGACGCCGAGCACGGACTCGGCGGCATCTCCACCTTCGACGCGGCCGAGACCACCGACGAAAACCCCGACCGAGTTGCCGCCGTACGCGCGCTCATTTGGGCCTACCTGCGCAGCGAGCTCTACCCCGAAGACCCGGCCTGGACGCAGGCCACCGCTGCGCTCGCCGGCAGCACCACACCCATCGGACGCGTCGAGTCGAAGTAG